CCCCGAAACCAGCGAAGCAAAGGAGCTCCCGGATATCCATGGGCCGGACCGGAAGCGGACGGTGAAAGGTGACGGCCCGGGAGGAAATCCTGCCCGCCATGGCCCGGGTGACCCGACAGACTTGGCCGGTGGCCGGATCAACGGCCTCGTAGCGTCCAGGTCCAGGCTGAAGCAAGGCCAAAGGCCGCTGATGGCCTTCGGCCGTCCCCAGAAATCCCAGCAGCGGCCCTCCATCACGGCGCCACCAGTCCGTCCGCAGGGCTACCGGTCGCCACATGACGCCCCATGCGGTGGCCAGATCTTTGATATCCTCGTCTCCGCGAATGGTCGCATCTGAAATTCTGATATTTCCGGCCTGGAGGACCAGTTTCATGGCCGCGGCCAAGGGGGCCAAGCCCTTTTCAGGCGCCTGGGGCCTTTCCTTTGACGGGTTCTTTCCTTCCAGCACGGCCTCGAGCCGCTCCAGGCCCGCATTCCAGAATCGTCTGGCCGATTGCGCCCGGGTATGCAGGGCCGCGTAGACCTCGGCATCGGCCAAGCGCAACTCCATGTCCAGGCAGCGGAAGAAGACCTCTCCAAAACGTTGCAGCCCCTCGGACAGACCGTGGAGCTTCACAAGGGCCGGAGTATCAAGAACCACCACGGCATGTCCGCTACCGGTTGGTTTCGACAGGCCGGTCGTCTCCACCCAGGTCTCCGGAGTCAGAACGCATCCGGACACGGTTTCGCCAATGTCGAAGTCTTCGAGCCCCAGATAGCGCAGGCTCGATGGTCGGTCGCTCCGGTCTGTCGTTGACATCGGGTCCGGGACCAGCCACCAGGCCCCACTCTCCGGACGAAGGCTTTCGTTCGGGGCCGGGTCGAGCCGCTGGCCGGACGTCAGACTTGTCCGTCGGCCCGGTTTGGGTGCGATGTCCCGGCTCAATCCGGCGGACAACCCGAGTAGAATTCGGTCTACCCTGTCGGTCGGAGACTCGTGCTCCTTGTCGCCTTCCGCCGGATTATCCAAAAATTTTGTCGTCTCCTGCGGGGCGACAACCGTTCCGGGCAGACCCACGGCCTGCAAGGCCAGACCGGATGGAGACATGGGCAGGCCGATCAGAATCTCTCCGATCGAAACAGTGTACAAATGCCGACGGGTGCCCACCGTTTCAGACCCTTGAATCCGCACGGCATAGACCTCAACTCGTCCATCCAGAACGGTCCAGACCACGCCCGGATCGTCCAGCATGAGCGGCGTCTTGCCGTTCAGTTCGAGCCGCTGGCCGGCATCGGCAACAATAGGGGGGGGCGGGGTGGAATCGGGCATGATCTCAGACCATCAGGAGCCGGGCGTATTGGCCGTCCAGGGCCATGAGGTCCTCGTGGGTGCCGCGTTCGACAATGGCGCCCCGGTCCATGACCACAATCTCGTCGGCATCGCGGATGGTGGACAGACGGTGGGCCACGATCAGGCAAGACATGCCCCGTCGGCGGATGCTCATGTCGATCCGCTCCTCGGTTTCGGCGTCCAGGGCCGAGGTGGCCTCGTCGAGAACGAGCACGGACGGATTCACGGCCAGGGCCCGGGCGATTTCCAGGCGCTGGCGCTGACCGCCGCTGAAGTTCGCTCCCCCGCAGAGGACCTTGGAATGGTAGGCACCGGGCCGGCTCGAGATCTCGGCGTGGATTTCGGCATCCTTGGCGGCCTGGATCACATCCCGCTCAGGAATGGCCGGGTTCCACATGGTCAGGTTGTCCTGGACGCTGCCCTCGAACAGGAAGACGTCCTGGTCCACGAAGGCCACCGAATTGGCGAAGACCAGGCGAGGGATATCCGAGCGGGGCACCCCGTCGAAGAGGATATCCCCGGACCAGGGCCGGTAGAGCTGGGCGATCAGGCGGACCACGGTGGATTTTCCGGAGCCGGAACCTCCAACCAGGGCCACCCGACAACCGGGGGCGACTCTCAGGGAAAAATCGCGGATGAGCGGCCGATGCCCGGGCGCATAGCCGAAGGTGACATCCTTCAGTTCAAAGGCCCCGCTCAAGCGGACCCCCACGCCAGGCACGAGCAATGTCTGCCCATTGTCGGCCCCATTCTTCTCTTTGCGTCTCATGTCCGGCATGCTGAACTGAGGATCCAGGGGATGGGTGATAACGTCGTCGATACGCCGAATCTGTCCAGCCAGGCTCTGCAGGTTGGCCACGG
The sequence above is a segment of the Deltaproteobacteria bacterium genome. Coding sequences within it:
- a CDS encoding ATP-binding cassette domain-containing protein encodes the protein NVSQIIAEDLTATVTNLVAIALYALVMYLYDPALTILVSALILLNVLVMHWGLGKGRSLFTQFVAENVKVCAAGINGLQTIEVIKASGWEPEFFAHWAGLKTRAKNLAQRYSLWMLSLRQVPILLTDLSMAAVLGIGALRVMDGGMSIGMLAAFQILLLAFIAPVQKLMTSVANLQSLAGQIRRIDDVITHPLDPQFSMPDMRRKEKNGADNGQTLLVPGVGVRLSGAFELKDVTFGYAPGHRPLIRDFSLRVAPGCRVALVGGSGSGKSTVVRLIAQLYRPWSGDILFDGVPRSDIPRLVFANSVAFVDQDVFLFEGSVQDNLTMWNPAIPERDVIQAAKDAEIHAEISSRPGAYHSKVLCGGANFSGGQRQRLEIARALAVNPSVLVLDEATSALDAETEERIDMSIRRRGMSCLIVAHRLSTIRDADEIVVMDRGAIVERGTHEDLMALDGQYARLLMV